A window of Macrotis lagotis isolate mMagLag1 chromosome 1, bilby.v1.9.chrom.fasta, whole genome shotgun sequence genomic DNA:
CCTTACATTCCTCAGAATAGGAAATGACAATATATGGTATATCTTTAGtctgatgattttaaaaataatacaccAGATGGAATCTAGAAAAGGAACAATCTTTGTGATGAATGGGATTCTAGATTCTTTGGGAAACactattatttaatttatcaGTTTTTGAGTCAGATGTACTGATGGTTTTTTGACCTCTTAATTCATTGTAATAAGCTTTTTGTCACCAGGATTTTTAACTCGGGCTATAGTTTTTTTGAATGGGAACTGGGAGAGGATACAGtgatctatatgcatatatgtaaatcaTCACTGTTTCTTACATTGAAATTATCAGTGGAATTCTTTGAAACATAAGAATGTGTTCAAAGAGTGATTATTTATcaagaaataaatatgaattcatATTCTAATCAGAGTCAGTGAAGCAATTATCATTACCTCAATGGACCAGTCTATTGAATTAAAGTCCTACTTAATGAAACACTTTAAGTATATGTCTCAATACAAGTGGCTGCCCTGTTCTGATAAAGAAGAAAGCTGAAAGCTTAAGCAGATGTTTCTAAAGAAGAGGCTAGAGGAGAGTGTGAAAGTGGTGACTAAAGGTGAGCAATACAGATTAGGATAACAGCTGAACAATAGATGAAATCAGGACCTCCTGTTACCCATAATTACCCATAGTAACTACTTTCATTATGAACTTGgtttcatttaattcaattcaatttgtcAAAGACAATATATTGTTCCTTTCTGAGTTTTACTTGCCTTAGCTGTAAATGAAGGACAATCTTTGAGACATCCTTCAGCTCTGAATTTATGATCCTTTGTCCTTCATAGAGATTATGCGTGGACATAAAtatattgtataaaatataaCAGAAAGAGTTATAAAATGCTAGGAGAAttctgataaaagagaaatcacttcaaatacaggattttGCATTTAAACTGGATCTTATAGATTGGGAAGCAATTGAACATGTGGTGGTACAGTAGCTTGGGtgttaggcctggagtcaggaagactcatctttgtgaattctaATTTGggctcagatatttattagctgtgtgatcctgggcaagtcccttaactcaatttgctcagtttcttcatctgtaaaatgagttggataatgaaatgacaaaaccaccccagtatctttgacaaggaaacacaaaatagggtcatgaagtatcagatatgactaaaatgactgaacaagaacataACTTGCTTAGGGTTTGGGTGGCTTCCAAGAAGCAGCTTTGACTTGGAACTTGGTTTGTAGCTAGTTTCTCTCTTCCCTCAAGAAATGAGTCTGTATTTCCAAGGAACAGCAATAAGAAGGGGATATGGTGAgctaaattcttttaaaataaggtgacatgatttttaaaaagaccaaagttAATTTATGATTTGTCATATATGCAGCTCATGGGACAGAGCCAGGATGGTAGTGTGAAGACAAGGACTTGGGGAaatcatagagggggtggatgagaaggagtaattatgaggaacttaatgatgttgaactgtttgtattcctgcatgggaagaagatactgataactcataggaacttcaatttttcaatttttgtccTCTGTTTCTCTTCCATGACTGACTTCTCATCAACCCAGGGTAACCTCAAATATCCTTTCAGtctttccccaaaatcttagttcacctaaaacaaaaacaagattttCTCAAGATAATTTTAGTAGATGCcaaaagaaagaagtcaaaatAATACAATTTGAGAATTCAGAATTGATGAATTATAGAACCAAACTTTGAAATCTTACTCTAAAATAATCTTAAGACAGTTCCTTGAGGTGTTACAGATTCCTGGGCTAACCTTTGTCCCTATCAACTAGTTCTCTGATCACAAGTTGACCAGCTGCTATGCTTCCTCAGGAGATAAACTGTACTTCACAATTCCCTTTCAAATCTCCAGTTCAATTTGaagattctttccatttaaaaggaaagcaagcacagctaggtggaacagtggatagagtactggtcctgaagtcaggagcaccttaattgaaatccagcctcagaccatttaataattatctagctatgtgacaatgggcaagccacttaaccccactgccttacaaaaaaacaaacaacaaacccTTCCACCCCCAAAAGAAAGGCAGATAAAGGGAAATCCCCAGGTAAGACTGGATTTTCAAGTGCTAGTCCCCCTTTTTCTTAATAGTTTGTGTAATCAAATTCATCAGATTGTGGCAAAGTGGATTTCTACCAAAAATATCCTGGATCACCTTAGGTATAGTATGGGAATATAGGATATGTCCTATGATAATAGTCTAAATGAATGGGTAGGTGGCAGAGCTATGAGAAACCACTAGTGGGTAGTCCCAGATAAAAGCCCCAGAAATAATCAGAGGAAAATTTGGATTGCTTTCTATTCAGTGGTTTTGTAACACTTCCCCCATCACATGCTTCCCTCTAGTAAATAAGACACCATGGATTCCCAAGTTCCAATATCAGTTCCTTTATTACATTTACCCAACACAGATCTTATCCTAGTTAGGATCAGATGGGATAGTAAATAGTGATCATTTCAAAGGGAGAAGAGATGACATGAGAGGGGCATGGTACAGAGAAAAGGAGACTATATCTCAAATGGAGAAGCAGAAATACTTTGAGCTAAGGAGAGCTTGGGGTTATGTGGTCAGGAATGGTGCTAATGTCAGGGATGAATTGGGAGTCCTGAATTTATTCAAGGTCAAAACATCAAGGCCAAGTTTGATGTTCCCACCTTCCCCTCATTAGAGATTGTTGCAGCATCGAGCACTGGTCCAATCCATGCCAGCGCACTGACAATGGCATGTGTTGCTTCCTTGAATATCCCAAGAGCCACAGCCATAGCCACAGGAACAGCTGGTAGCAACAAATCCTACAAGAAAGCAGATGAGACCCTAGATGCCAGGGAAAAGGAAAACTCTTGCCACCTCACATagctctccccttttcctttattaATGTCCAAACTGAAACAGTGAGTGAAGAAATGGGAGAGGGGACAGAGTAGAAAAAGGAGACCAGAAGAGGCTAGGAGAGAGGATCTgagaaaagagaattatgaagagatataagagagaggaaaaaaagaaaaagggtgaGAAGAGCAAATGGAAAATAAGTATCCCCAAGCATCAATCCcccaaataaaatggaaaaaggaaacaaagacatATGGGGGAGTGGGTTTAATAAGTCTACAAGCTGAATGTAGTAAAACAATTAGACTAGAGGAAGAATAGGAGTGATGATATCTTGGGAAATGAGGTAAGGTAATATCTTTAATCATTTACCTTCAGGGCAAGTGGCAAGTGTTCCATGACTTTTCACATTTGTGCAAGACAAGGGTCTCCAACTTTTAGAGTCTGAAAGGCAAGCAATGAGAGGATGGGATGTTTCCTACTGAACCCCACTTTATATatctcactcatttttttttacacccctcttttttcttctaataggAAGATTGTCCTAAACTGAAGGAGCAAGATTTGGGTTTGAGATTTGTGGATGAAGTTGGTGTATAGGACAAAGAATTTAGGCTTCCATACTCCAATTCATTCAAGTTATATTACCTGTTTTGGAAAGAGCATCCTGTATTTTCTTCTCTACAATTGAGTCTAAGGAGCAATCAGGGCACATCAGTACTGGAAGGGGGATGAGAATGAGCAGGAAAAAGAGGGCAGATTTCATCTTGTTAGAAGGCTGATCCTGTAGGAAGAAAAAACAGCTGGTTAAAAGTAGAGATGGTGTTTCATCATTTCCTAGTGAACATAGCAGGATCTGGTAAACTGAGGAATAGATGGTTTTAATTCCAGAATGCCATTCCTCCatgaagacaaatgaaaaaaaggttaTAGAATCATTTTACTCACCTGAAGAAAGTTGGGCAGAGTTTGAAGGATctgagttttatatatatatatatatatatatatatatatatatatatatatatatatatatatatcctaggGACTTTGCTGTTGGTTCCACCCTACTAATCTAACAATTGAATGTATTGTTTTAGGGCCAAGGAAATAATACTCCCCAAGCCCCTCCTCTTCACCTCTTCACCTCAGTTCCAAGGAACACCCATTGAGGAAAATCTGGTTCTGGGAAAGGTAGTTGTCGCATTTACTGTACATAGGGCAAGAGAGGGTACAAAAACTCTTATTTTTTGGCTTTATAATCCTTTTCTTATTAACACAGGAACGAGAAATGACTCCATAGATCTTCATACTTTTAACACAAAGAACCCTTGTTCTTTAGGCTCCAGGGCTTGGAGCAGTTTGGGATGCCTTGTGACCAAGCAACTGAAGGGGGATTTGGGGAGCAGAAGAATGGTGGCATGTCAATCAATAACAATGGctttattatttaattgtttttcagtcatgttcaactctttatgacaAATTTTGGTTGTTAaaagagatactagaatggtttgccatttccttctctaactcattgtacaaatgagggaaactgaagcaaatagggttaagtgacttgcccagggtaacaccaCTAGTGAGTGTCTGGGACTAAGTTTGAACACGAAGATGAGTttcttgattccagacctagcactctgtccactgtgccacctggctgcctatCAAGCATTTAGTGGTTCTTATGTGCTAGGCAGTGTTAAGTCCATAGATGATGTATTAtgttaatatgtgtatatatatatatatatatatatatatatatatatatatatatatatatacatatatataaaatgtatggaTGTCCATAGATGTATGTGTAATcacctatatacacacacacatatatatttctgtgtgtacacacacacagacatacatacattttCTTGCTCTGGTTACCTGTCAAACTAGTAGGATTGTTTCCCATTTTCAGCTATACTCTTACCAAACTATTTTCATGGTAACAGATGCTTCTATTTATGGTACCCATCTATCACTCCTACGTGTCTTTCCCAAAATTTCTCACAGAATTTATTTGAGGGATTTTTATGAAATTGTCTGTGAAGACTCTTTCTTGGGTGGGTGTTGAGACTGATGTTTTGCTTTGCCTTACTTCTTTGGCAGGCAAGGCCAATAATTCATGATTTGGGGGAATATGACCTGTGAGTTTAGTTGTTTCTGGATTATAGATGGGAAGACTAAGTAGATTAACTACTATCTTCCTGGATATGGTCTTGGAGGAAAAAAGAGTGGGTCACTTGTGAATGTATTATTAATTATTGTCAGACTCATTGGCCACCTCTTTTTCTACTCCCTGATAAATCTGtgttgggagagggagagaaccTTTTCAGATTCCTCTCAGGAGCAGCATGATGGTTTCCTTTACCTGCTTAAAGGTTTGCTGTTGGGCAGATCCCTAGGAGAAAGTAGTTCTTATCTCTTGATAGGAGAGGCATGAAAAAAATCCTTAGGTGGGGTCTGTTGTCACCCATAACTAAAGAAGCCAGTGAATTacagggtttctttttttttttttctttgtgaggaGTTCCAAACCCAGCAACTTTTCTTAAAGTAGTCATGGTATGTCTCTCTCTGTGGGCACCAGCCCTTGGACTTGCAGGAATTTCACTGGCATTGATGGACCTTGGATTTATCCAGTTAAGGCCTCTTTGAACCTTCATTTTAGTGGGTTTGATCAGCACAATATTCAGTAGGATAGTCACTTTGGGAGGATAACAGATGTCTTGGCTATCCATTCTACCTATAGTTGGCAGATAATAGGACTATCCTTGTGGTAGGCCtattttgattaaatttaattactgcgtggagttttttttaatgattttttactgttttttgaattttacaatttttccccagtctcacttccctttccctacccccccacagaaggcagtctgatagtctttacattgtttccatgctatacattgatcaaaattgaatgtgttgagagagaaatcatattcttaaggaaaaaaataaaatataagagatagcaaaattacataataagatacctttttttaaaaaaattaaatgtaatagtctttg
This region includes:
- the RETNLB gene encoding resistin-like beta → MKSALFFLLILIPLPVLMCPDCSLDSIVEKKIQDALSKTDSKSWRPLSCTNVKSHGTLATCPEGFVATSCSCGYGCGSWDIQGSNTCHCQCAGMDWTSARCCNNL